One genomic region from Jilunia laotingensis encodes:
- a CDS encoding putative transporter, producing MEWLYSLFIEHSALQAVVVLSLISAIGLGLGKIHICGVSLGVTFVFFVGILAGHFGLSVDPQMLNYAESFGLVIFVYALGLQVGPGFFSSLSKGGITLNILAMGVVVLGTLLTLICSLTTGVSLPDMVGILCGATTNTPALGAAQQTLKQMGMESSTPALGCAVAYPLGVVGVILSILLIRKLLVRKRDLELKVKDDNNNTYIAAFQVHNPAIFNKSIKDIAHMSYPKFVISRLWREGKVSIPTSEKILKEGDRLLVVASEKDAMILTVLFGEQENTDWNKEDIDWNAIDSQLISQRIVVTRPELNGRKLGSLRLRNHYGINISRVYRSGVQLLATPELTLQLGDRLTVVGEAAAIQNVEKVLGNAIKSLKEPNLVAVFVGIIAGLALGAIPITIPGISTPVRLGLAGGPIIVGILIGTFGPRMHMITYTTRSANLMLRALGLSMYLACLGLDAGAHFFDTVFRPEGLLWIGLGAGLTIIPTVVVGVVAFKFLKIDFGTVSGMLCGSMANPMALNYANDTIPGDNPSVAYATVYPLCMFLRVIIAQITLMFLLN from the coding sequence CTGCGGTGTGTCTCTTGGAGTGACTTTCGTGTTTTTTGTTGGTATACTTGCCGGGCATTTCGGTCTGTCGGTCGATCCTCAGATGTTGAATTACGCTGAGAGTTTCGGTCTGGTCATTTTTGTCTATGCGTTAGGTTTACAGGTCGGTCCCGGATTTTTCAGTTCCTTGAGTAAAGGGGGGATCACACTGAATATACTGGCGATGGGCGTGGTGGTATTGGGAACCTTGCTTACGCTCATTTGCAGTTTGACGACAGGTGTGTCGCTGCCCGATATGGTTGGTATCCTTTGCGGTGCCACCACTAATACGCCTGCTCTTGGTGCAGCGCAACAGACCTTGAAACAGATGGGTATGGAAAGTAGCACACCCGCCTTGGGGTGTGCGGTAGCTTATCCCTTGGGAGTGGTCGGAGTAATTCTTTCCATACTGTTGATCCGCAAGCTTTTGGTACGCAAACGAGACCTCGAACTGAAAGTAAAGGACGATAACAATAATACTTATATAGCTGCATTTCAAGTGCATAATCCGGCCATATTCAATAAAAGCATTAAGGATATTGCCCACATGAGCTATCCGAAGTTCGTTATTTCCCGTTTATGGAGAGAAGGTAAAGTCAGTATCCCTACTTCGGAAAAGATTCTGAAGGAGGGCGACCGTTTGTTGGTAGTGGCTTCCGAAAAGGACGCTATGATCTTGACCGTGCTTTTTGGCGAACAGGAGAATACAGACTGGAATAAGGAAGACATCGATTGGAATGCCATCGACAGCCAGTTAATCTCCCAACGTATCGTTGTGACCCGTCCTGAACTGAACGGCAGAAAGTTAGGATCGCTCCGCTTGCGCAATCATTACGGCATCAATATCAGCCGTGTATACCGTTCGGGTGTGCAATTGCTAGCTACTCCCGAACTGACGCTCCAACTGGGTGACCGCTTGACGGTAGTAGGAGAGGCGGCCGCTATTCAGAATGTGGAAAAGGTCCTTGGCAATGCTATCAAAAGCCTGAAAGAACCCAATCTTGTGGCTGTATTTGTAGGCATCATTGCCGGTTTGGCATTAGGGGCGATTCCCATTACGATTCCGGGTATCAGCACGCCCGTGCGTTTGGGATTGGCAGGGGGACCTATCATAGTAGGGATTCTGATCGGTACCTTCGGCCCTCGTATGCACATGATCACCTATACCACCCGCAGCGCAAACCTGATGTTGCGTGCTTTGGGACTTTCCATGTACCTGGCTTGCCTGGGGCTGGATGCCGGTGCGCATTTCTTCGACACCGTATTTCGTCCCGAAGGGTTGCTTTGGATCGGTTTGGGAGCCGGATTGACCATCATCCCTACGGTCGTAGTAGGAGTTGTAGCTTTTAAATTCTTGAAAATAGATTTCGGTACCGTCTCGGGTATGCTTTGTGGAAGCATGGCGAATCCGATGGCGCTGAATTATGCAAATGATACGATTCCGGGTGACAATCCTTCGGTGGCATATGCGACGGTTTATCCGTTGTGCATGTTCCTTCGGGTCATCATCGCCCAGATTACTCTCATGTTTTTGCTAAATTAA